One region of Oncorhynchus gorbuscha isolate QuinsamMale2020 ecotype Even-year unplaced genomic scaffold, OgorEven_v1.0 Un_scaffold_633, whole genome shotgun sequence genomic DNA includes:
- the LOC124019580 gene encoding uncharacterized protein LOC124019580, which translates to MTSKMSVFMSVVFPASIKKGTQGFLRASIGEKVKCTMVQPYKDSKAERSKFPLCFNEWKYFSIQIPKSTDDTLGVCESHRLGLELIFFEQDTGVPKLIGKTFVRLLDILGKSQMNHLLELRLKRQVICKLEMEMVIAYGSLGYGYSHQLKHPNRNMESLVERSLFLRCPPPDDRKDHHYNVVTPKPVPYSDFIAALMYRETTNPDNRTTYPSNSTISPIILECMEKRGRLLQMHEEMEAFESSEDSLQYLEKLVMKKGIRTGTPWRMNKRFKVLSKWRKKATMVSKLLNFGGCSEAAKQQRDNMLPTGPLGVTPPVPLLNCLAMQQEKIPLVNENEVSEMSKPASPRETLAAASGLSTCMASTQVAQSAPFSPPPSDQYTTPPTVATPPTSAVAHKASPPSSMASSSMDHLVQSRATSSPRHVTLVLPEGPATPASTSASTSAQPSTRHIPKPTNVAAVPVPIHLTSLCVLTTLEEEGEEEEGEEEDGEEEEGEEEDGEEEDGEEEVGKKKEVHATVSSSLLKTLSSLTLTPEVALHATLVHSHQQSRHGQLEECRPTNPSYQQEECHPANPSYQQEECHPGNPSYQQEECQPANPSYQQEECHPANPSYQLEECQPANPSYQPYQESPSRGKSDRDQGRTGSGAAGGVRESGWTQTQREAAGMGSIGSRWKLNFAGLGSLGSGGQRREEDAPCSSTAFRSPTLIDLAPPRLLGAWTENIATVSTPIGGGGGGLDWRSGGLPAAQRTSPTLCSQLISPLSIPPSSDPLSQSPLTRSPLPHLGSRATDTPSPDLETWTLHSSPFLGGMLCESNPPDLRVGQTSGGSNTDRNTQRPGGASSSTEPLTTLNSWLSSDNLPTGAGSDSGQWSLLSEIDMSPLRSGLVFSPLTPISTSDPLTPSSSPTRSTRGGKPGKERPRVVETPHSPYHRRNRDHRDYYGKM; encoded by the exons atgactagtaAAATGAGTGTTTTCATGAGCGTTGTGTTCCCAGCTTCCATAAAGAAAGGCACCCAGGGCTTCCTGAGGGCGAGTATTGGGGAGAAGGTGAAGTGCACTATGGTCCAGCCCTACAAGGACTCCAAGGCTGAGCGCTCCAAGTTCCCCCTCTGCTTCAACGAGTGGAAGTATTTCTCCATACAG ATTCCTAAGAGCACTGATGACACGCTGGGTGTCTGTGAGTCACACCGTCTGGGGCTGGAACTCATCTTCTTTGAGCAGGACACCGGCGTTCCCAAGCTCATAGGAAAGACCTTTGTCAGACTGCTGGACATCCTCGGT AAATCACAAATGAACCACCTGCTGGAGCTGAGGCTCAAGCGCCAG gtcatctgtaagctggagatggagatggtgATTGCGTATGGATCCCTGGGTTACGGATACTCCCACCAG TTGAAGCACCCAAATAGAAACATGGAGAGCCTAGTGGAGCGCTCGCTCTTCCTCCGCTGTCCACCACCGGACGACCGCAAAGACCATCACTA TAATGTGGTCACTCCTAAGCCAGTACCTTATTCAGACTTCATCGCAGCGCTGATGTACAGAGAGACCACCAACCCAGACAACAGGACGACTTACCCCTCAAACAGCACAATATCCCCCATCATCCTGGAATGTATGGAGAAGAGGGGCAG GCTACTGCAGATGCACGAGGAGATGGAGGCGTTTGAGTCGTCCGAGGACTCCCTGCAGTACCTGGAGAAACTGGTGATGAAGAAAGGGATtagaaccggtaccccctggagGATGAACAAGAGGttcaag GTTCTCTCTAAGTGGAGGAAAAAGGCAACGATGGTCTCCAAGCTGCTCAATTTTGGAGGCTGTTCAGAGGCGGcgaaacaacagagagacaacatgttGCCCACAGGGCCATTGG GTGTGACTCCCCCTGTGCCACTTTTAAATTGCCTTGCCATGCAACAG GAGAAAATACCCTTAGTCAATGAGAACGAAGTGTCTGAAATGAGCAAGCCTGCATCTCCCAGAGAGACCCTGGCTGCAGCATCTGGCCTGTCCACATGTATGGCCTCCACCCAGGTTGCCCAGTCAGCCCcattctctccacctccatctgaTCAATATACCACACCGCCAACAGTAGCCACCCCACCTACATCAGCCGTGGCCCATAAGGCATCTCCCCCTAGCAGTATGGCCTCCAGCTCCATGGACCACCTTGTCCAGTCCAGGGCCACCTCTTCCCCCAGACACGTCACCCTGGTCCTGCCTGAGGGTCCCGCCACCCCAGCTTCCACCTCAGCCTCCACCTCCGCTCAGCCCAGTACCAGACACATCCCTAAACCCACCAATGTGGCCGCAGTCCCCGTTCCCATCCACCTGACCTCCCTCTGTGTTCTTACTACCctggaggaagaaggagaggaggaagaaggagaggaggaagacggagaggaggaagaaggagaggaggaagacggAGAGGAGGAAGACGGAGAGGAGGAGGTCGGGAAGAAAAAGGAGGTGCATGCTACAGTATCGTCCTCCCTCCTCAAGACGCTCTCCTCTCTGACGCTGACCCCCGAGGTGGCCCTCCATGCCACCCTGGTGCACTCGCACCAACAGAGCAGGCATGGGCAGCTGGAGGAATGTCGGCCAACTAACCCCAGCTACCAGCAGGAGGAGTGTCATCCAGCTAACCCCAGCTACCAGCAGGAGGAGTGTCATCCAGGTAACCCCAGCTACCAGCAGGAGGAATGTCAGCCAGCTAACCCCAGCTACCAGCAGGAGGAGTGTCATCCAGCTAACCCCAGCTACCAGCTGGAGGAATGTCAGCCAGCTAACCCCAGCTACCAGCCTTACCAGGAGAGCCCGTCCAGGGGGAAGAGTGACCGAGACCAGGGGAGGACTGGTAGTGGTGCCGCTGGAGGAGTGAGGGAGTCAGGGTGgacccagacccagagagaggcTGCTGGAATGGGCAGCATTGGAAGTCGGTGGAAGCTGAATTTTGCTGGGCTTGGCTCTCTTGGTTCCGGAGGGCAGAGGAGGGAAGAAGATGCCCCATGCAGCAGCACTGCCTTCAGGTCCCCTACACTGATCGACCTGGCCCCACCACGGCTGCTGGGGGCCTGGACCGAGAACATTGCCACTGTGTCGACACCCataggagggggtgggggaggcctggactggagatctggaggtctGCCTGCTGCCCAGAGAACCAGCCCGACTCTCTGCTCTCAGTTAATCTCCCCCCTGTCCATCCCGCCGTCATCCGACCCTCTGAGCCAAAGCCCTCTGACGCGCTCCCCCCTGCCGCACCTCGGCTCACGGGCCACTGACACACCTTCTCCAGACCTGGAAACCTGGACCCTACATAGTTCTCCCTTCCTCGGTGGCATGCTGTGTGAGTCCAACCCTCCAGATCTACGTGTAGGCCAAACCAGCGGTGGCAGCAACACTGACAGGAACACCCAGAGACCAGGAGGAGCCAGCTCCAGCACAGAACCACTCACCACACTCAACTCCTGGCTCAGCAGTGACAATCTCCCCACTGGAGCTGGCTCAGACTCTGGACAGTGGTCCCTCCTCTCAGAGATCGACATGTCACCACTCCGCAGCGGACTGGTCTTCTCCCCCCTTACCCCCATCTCGACCTCCGACCCCCTCACCCCCAGCTCCTCCCCTACCAGAAGCACCAGAGGCGGCAAGCCAGGCAAGGAGAGACCCAGGGTCGTGGAGACACCGCATTCCCCATATCACAGGCGCAACAGAGACCACAGAGATTATTATGGGAAGATgtag